The segment TCATCGACCACCATTTGAATCCAGAGACATTTGCCCAGTATGTATTGTGGAGTACAGAAGCTGCTGCGACAGCAGAGTTAGTTTTTGACCTCATAGAGATGTTGGGTGATGTCGACAAAATCACCAAGGCAATGGCTGAAGCCCTGTATGCGGGGCTCATGACTGATACCGGCAATTTCAAGCTACCCTCGACGACTCCTCATGTACACAACATCGTGGCGGCACTCATGGAGCTCGGAGCTGATGTATCCAAAGTGAGCCACTATGTATATGACGACAACTCATTGGATAGAATGAAAATGCTTGGGTTTGTCTTGTTGGAGAGGCTAGAAGTAATAGAAGGCAGCAGTGTCGCATTCTTTTATCTGACACTCGAAGACAAAAAGCGATTCAATTACCAGACGGGTGATTCTGAGGGATTGGTCAACTATGGCTTGGCAGTCAAGGGGGTCAATGTTTCTGCCATTTTTATTGAAGAAGAAGACAAAGTAAAGATTTCATTTCGTTCGTTTGGAGACATTCCAATCAACGAGCTTTCAAGAAAATATTTCAACGGTGGAGGACATAAAAACGCGGCGGGCGGTACTTCATTTGATGATCTCAAAACCACAATAAACAAATTTAAAGAATTGGTTCAAGGCCAAATTAAAGAATTAAACTATGAAGCTTAACACCCTAATGTTATTGTCCCTCGTCGTATTGACGACCCTATTCTGTTCATGTGAAGATACCGTTACAACCAAATCGGGTACTGTAGTGTCTTATCAAAAGCGTGGAAACGAAGCGTTCAAGGATAGCAGTGTTTTATTGATCAACATGAAGTATGTGACCGAAGCTGGAGCAGACTTGTTCAACTCTGACGAAAGAGGTGGGCCAATCACTCTTCCATACTATGCATCGCAGTGGGATACTGCCAGAGTATTTTATGAAGTATTGAGCACTTGCAAGGTGGGTGATAGCATCAGCTTCAAAATCAATGCGACAGAGCTTTATTTGAAAACATTTGGCACTCCTGTTCCAGATTCTATCGGAGCTGAGTCCAATATTCAGTTCTATGTAGGAGTTCAGGATCAAATGACCTTTGATGAGTTCCAAGATTACAGAGTAGCAAGAATGGAAAAAGAACAAGCCAAAATGATGGAAGAGGAAAAAGAAAGAACAACTGAACAAGGTGTTGAGATCGACGCTTTTCTATCTGAAAATGGAATCGAAGAAGTAGTCGTGACTGAGTCTGGGTTGAGATATGTAGTGACCCAAGAGGGTGACGGCCCAAAACCTACTACAGGTGATGTCGTGATTGTACACTACAATGGCACACTTATGGATAGCACAAAATTTGATTCTTCTTACGACAGAAATCAGCCTTTCGAATTCCCATTGGGCCAAGGAAGAGTAATTCCAGGATGGGACGAAGGTATTGCTTTGTTGAACGTAGGATCTAAAGCTACTCTTTTTGTACCTAGTGCACTGGCATATGGCCCTAGAGGTGCTGGAGGAATCATCAAACCAAACGCTATCCTAAAATTCGAAGTTGAATTGATAGGTATTAAATAAGAAATATGAAAAACAACATGATCGCCTCGGCGATGTTGGTACTTGCCGTCATCTTTACATCTTGTAAAGATGACGATGGTGTACCGGCCCCAAGAGGAACAATAGAGGAGTATGTAGTAGCCAACGATGTGTCAGAGTTTACCCAAAAAGATTCGGGCATTTATTTTCGATTGGATACTGATGTGGAGGGAGATTTGTTAGCAGGCGATGATGTTGTCAGATTTTATACGTCGATCTATTCGATGGAGGATGATTTGCTCTATGATGGTTTTACCAATTCGGACGAATGGATTACCTCTCTTGACTCACTGTCCATAGTAGTGTCAGGAATGAAAGAGGCGCTCCAAATGATGAGTTTAGGAGATGTAGCCACTGTCTTAATACCGAATGAATTGGCCTATGGAGGCTATGGCGTCTTAGATGGGAAAAAATATGTCATTAATCCATACGAAGATATAAAAGTGGTGATCAAACCAGTCAAGGTTGAAATGACAGTTCAAGAGTATGTGGATTCACTGGGCATTCAAGATTATCAAACTGGGGACGATGGATTGATCTATACGATTGAAGATGGAGAAGGTACTGGTGATTTACCTGTCAATGGTCAGACGATGTCTGTTCACTACACGGGAATGACTTTCGAAAGAGATACATTCGATACTTCATTGGACAATAATGTGCCGCTGACATTCACTGTTGGGGCAGGTTACTATATTAAAGGATGGGAATCAGGCTTGATGCACTTTAAGAAAGGGCAGAAAGGAACTTTGTATCTTCCTTATTATTTGGCGTATGGCAATCAGTCCAATGGTAGTCTCGCTCCATATGAAAATTTAATTTTTGACATAGAGGTCATAGATATTAAGTGATGATAGATAAGAAAGTAAGGGCGTTTGTTTTTTGGTCGGTTTTGGTCATGGTAGGTTTGATGGCCTCATGTAGTAACCCTGTCAAGGACGAAGAGGAGGAGATCGAAAGGGCATACCAGGATTCACTTGCTCAGGCAGCAATCGATGACGAGATCATCGAAAATTATCTTGACGCACAAGGCTACTCTGGAGTAGAATCTACTGATGATGGCATCAGGTATGTAGTTACACAGTCTGGCAATGGCTCTTTTCCTAAGATCAACGACATAGTTTCTGTGGACTTTGTAGGGAAGTTGCCCAATGGTGACGTATTTGACACTACTGTGAAAGAGGTAGCCATTACAACGGACAGTGCTGCTTGGGTAGCGGCTGGGGTGGATGTGAGTGGATTGATGACTGATACTGGACAATCCATAGATGTTCTGATCGATTCTCTGCAATACTATGATGGGTCATTGGATTACAATGTCTTTTCTATCCTTAAAAATTATGTGCCACTTACCTATAACTATACTTCAAGTGGGAGCGGCATACCGTCTGGTTATATTACAGGGTTTAAAACAGGATTACGTTTGCTTACACCCCAGATTG is part of the Reichenbachiella agarivorans genome and harbors:
- a CDS encoding FKBP-type peptidyl-prolyl cis-trans isomerase is translated as MKLNTLMLLSLVVLTTLFCSCEDTVTTKSGTVVSYQKRGNEAFKDSSVLLINMKYVTEAGADLFNSDERGGPITLPYYASQWDTARVFYEVLSTCKVGDSISFKINATELYLKTFGTPVPDSIGAESNIQFYVGVQDQMTFDEFQDYRVARMEKEQAKMMEEEKERTTEQGVEIDAFLSENGIEEVVVTESGLRYVVTQEGDGPKPTTGDVVIVHYNGTLMDSTKFDSSYDRNQPFEFPLGQGRVIPGWDEGIALLNVGSKATLFVPSALAYGPRGAGGIIKPNAILKFEVELIGIK
- a CDS encoding FKBP-type peptidyl-prolyl cis-trans isomerase translates to MKNNMIASAMLVLAVIFTSCKDDDGVPAPRGTIEEYVVANDVSEFTQKDSGIYFRLDTDVEGDLLAGDDVVRFYTSIYSMEDDLLYDGFTNSDEWITSLDSLSIVVSGMKEALQMMSLGDVATVLIPNELAYGGYGVLDGKKYVINPYEDIKVVIKPVKVEMTVQEYVDSLGIQDYQTGDDGLIYTIEDGEGTGDLPVNGQTMSVHYTGMTFERDTFDTSLDNNVPLTFTVGAGYYIKGWESGLMHFKKGQKGTLYLPYYLAYGNQSNGSLAPYENLIFDIEVIDIK
- a CDS encoding DHH family phosphoesterase, which produces MQNLAALKEKLNLPKRIVITTHIKPDADALGSSLGLAGYLLKLGHQVCVITPTDYPDFLAWMDGNEDVMVFEGNEEKAQYLVENADLVFCLDFSSLSRIGELGEMVRKSEAEKVLIDHHLNPETFAQYVLWSTEAAATAELVFDLIEMLGDVDKITKAMAEALYAGLMTDTGNFKLPSTTPHVHNIVAALMELGADVSKVSHYVYDDNSLDRMKMLGFVLLERLEVIEGSSVAFFYLTLEDKKRFNYQTGDSEGLVNYGLAVKGVNVSAIFIEEEDKVKISFRSFGDIPINELSRKYFNGGGHKNAAGGTSFDDLKTTINKFKELVQGQIKELNYEA
- a CDS encoding FKBP-type peptidyl-prolyl cis-trans isomerase, which produces MIDKKVRAFVFWSVLVMVGLMASCSNPVKDEEEEIERAYQDSLAQAAIDDEIIENYLDAQGYSGVESTDDGIRYVVTQSGNGSFPKINDIVSVDFVGKLPNGDVFDTTVKEVAITTDSAAWVAAGVDVSGLMTDTGQSIDVLIDSLQYYDGSLDYNVFSILKNYVPLTYNYTSSGSGIPSGYITGFKTGLRLLTPQIDKESESMTIFPSAVGYATVDNVRIPANSVLIFEFTLTNIRP